TCCCACCACGTAAACAAGCCCATTCACCTCAGCGCAAGCGAAGTCATAGCGTGCTTCCTTCAAGTCTTCTAGTCTACTCCAGCTGATTTCATtacaaaaaccaaaacataTTTGAACGTAAAAAATCCACTCAACTACACATGCGGGTTTTTCGGATAATTTGAGTAGTTTGGTTCGGGTAGTTTGGAATTCGGGTAGGTCAGTTTGACCGCCAAACCGCCAAATTAAACCGTAAAAAGTTTGGTTTGATATTCGGATAATTAgggatttaaaatttttatcagaactaaccaaaatttttgttttcaactatattttttattaaaaaatttgggTGATTTCAGTTGATTTCGGTTAGTTTGGTTCAAAATTTagtaaacaaatttattttggaaaCCCAAACTAACCGATTACTGAACCacaaaattttgaagttttttataaatatgcCGAATTAAACTGAACTCaaccaaattaaccaaaaattttggttcagtttggtttggggAGTTCGGTTCTGTTCGGTTCAAAACGGCAGGCCTACACTCAATCATTGGATCAAAGTTCACAAAGGATGCTGAAATCAAGAACAAGACAAACCTGTTGAGGCAAGTATCAAACTGATAAACATCAGAAGATGCAACAAGAGAACCGTTGATCAAGGCGCAACCAGCAACAACAAGGAGCTTCCCATCAACCACAACCACCTTAAACCCTGTTTTGGCAGGACCAGGCATAGGTGGAAGAGATGATAGTTTATGTCCCTGACAGTCCAACACCTCCCAGTGGCTATCTTTCCCTCCAGCTTTCGTTGTTAAAACATAGAGCCACTCCTCAGGCATACCGGCAAGTCTTCTCACAGTAATGAACTCTTTGCTCTTCACAACATACCTCCATTTCTTGCAGACACGTCCCATGGAAGGAAAGCTACTACGCGGAACAAGCGCCAGACACAGCTTCGCGACGTCATCAGACAAGCCCGGGATCAAAGGGTCGTCCCGATAATTCTCAGACAACAACTCTGTACTAACATCAAGATTGTCTTTGGAGAAACACATGTTGTGATTTAATACAACTCTTTTCTTCCCACTTACAAAAGCCTGCATCTCTTGACTAATCTTCTgaacaatttaaatttttaactaagttttttttttgtgtgtatatGAAAATGGTATTAAAGAATATCGTGAAACCCGTCACGTATATGGATTTTCAAAGATAAAGGAATGAATAATGTAGCGGTTGTAGAGACAGCTGATGAATGATGATAATGATGTTGTCCAGCACAATCTAGTTCATATTCCATACCAATGGCTTCGCTTCTACAAAAGTTAGGATCTAAGATTGATGTTAAAGTAATGTTGTTTCTCCTCAGACACATCTCTGtatctaccaaaaaaaaaaaacaagattaaaGATAAGGTCAACAACAGATTCCAAACACAAAGAAAGAGAGTTACAAGATTGCAGctagaagagaaagaagacatACAATTAAAGGTCAAGCTGGAGAAGGAGATTTAGCCACCCGCAACGTCCATCTCTAGAATTTGCGAATGTTCTGCAAATTGTTTTTTGCCAGAAAAGTCAATTCTTGAACCAAGTCAAGAAGAAACCAATAAGAAAATTGATATATTGATTATTTCCTGAAGATATGAAATTCAAAACTCTAGCAGAAACTTGGACAAGATCTCAAGATCAGTGCTTCCATATATCAACAGAAGAAATTCCAAAATCAATAAAAAGTTTACAGTAAATGGAGGAATCAATGGGGATGGCGACCGACCTGAAACGTGTGATTCATTTCTAAAAGAGGAAacttaaaaaatagaaatctaaAATGGCTAAGACATTTATAGAATGAAGAGCTAGAATGGCGGAAAGAAATAACAGAGATAAAAAGATTGAACGTACCGACAGGATAGGGGAAGCCTTTGTCGTGTTTATGCGTTGAAGTTGGTGCAGAGACGATAACATTGACAGAAAGAGAAGATGTGAGAATAATAATGGTGGGAATTAAAAGTGGAACGTGGGattatgaattatttatataaGCAAAATCACAGGAAGGAAGCAGCATACGGTGGATCGCTCTTTAAAGTAACAATGTCAATTATCACCACGTCCCTTTCACCCCATCactatttcctttttatattttttcatatactttgattcaaataaaata
This genomic interval from Raphanus sativus cultivar WK10039 unplaced genomic scaffold, ASM80110v3 Scaffold4142, whole genome shotgun sequence contains the following:
- the LOC108814240 gene encoding F-box/kelch-repeat protein At1g67480 → MQAFVSGKKRVVLNHNMCFSKDNLDVSTELLSENYRDDPLIPGLSDDVAKLCLALVPRSSFPSMGRVCKKWRYVVKSKEFITVRRLAGMPEEWLYVLTTKAGGKDSHWEVLDCQGHKLSSLPPMPGPAKTGFKVVVVDGKLLVVAGCALINGSLVASSDVYQFDTCLNSWSRLEDLKEARYDFACAEVNGLVYVVGGHGVDGESLSSAEVYDPETGVWTCIESLRRPRWGCFASGFNGKLYVMGGRSNFTIGNSKLVDVYNPQCGSWSGSKNGLTMVTAHVEVGKKLFCIDWKNQRKMSVFNAEDETWEVVALPLSGSSRAGFQFGKLSGKLLLFSSQGETGHSTLLYDPDAAPGKQWKTSEIKLSGPCVCSVTITA